In Callospermophilus lateralis isolate mCalLat2 chromosome 4, mCalLat2.hap1, whole genome shotgun sequence, one genomic interval encodes:
- the Nrg1 gene encoding pro-neuregulin-1, membrane-bound isoform isoform X7, whose amino-acid sequence MVQDIFDNHLVKCPNEFTGDRCQNYVMASFYKHLGIEFMEAEELYQKRVLTISGICIALLVVGIMCVVAYCKTKKQRKKLHDRLRQSLRSERNNMVNIANGPHHPNPPPENVQLVNQYVSKNVISSEHIVEREAETSFSTSHYTSTAHHSTTVTQTPSHSWSNGHTESIMSESHSVIMTSSVENSRHSSPTGGPRGRLNGIGGPRECNSFLRHARETPDSYRDSPHSERYVSAMTTPARMSPVDFHTPSSPKSPPSEMSPPASSMTVSMPSMAVSPFVEEERPLLLVTPPRLREKKYEHHAQQFNTFHHNPAHESNSLPPSPLRIVEDEEYETTQEYEPAQEPVKKLANSRRAKRTKPNGHIANRLEMDSNTSSENSNSESETEDERVGEDTPFLGIQNPLAASLEAAPAFRLADSRTNPAGRFSTQEELQARLSSVIANQDPIAV is encoded by the exons AGCATCTTGGGATTGAATTTATGG AAGCGGAGGAGCTCTACCAGAAGAGAGTGCTGACCATAAGCGGCATCTGCATCGCCCTGCTGGTGGTCGGCATCATGTGTGTGGTGGCCTACTGCAAAACCAA GAAACAGCGGAAAAAGCTTCATGACCGCCTTCGACAGAGTCTTCGTTCTGAAAGGAACAACATGGTGAACATAGCCAATGGGCCTCACCATCCTAATCCACCCCCGGAGAACGTGCAGCTGGTGAAT CAATACGTATCTAAAAACGTCATATCTAGCGAGCATATTGTTGAGAGAGAAGCTGAGACGTCTTTTTCCACTAGTCATTATACCTCGACGGCTCATCACTCCACAACTGTCACCCAGACTCCTAGTCACag CTGGAGCAACGGGCACACAGAAAGCATCATGTCGGAAAGCCATTCTGTAATCATGACGTCATCAGTAGAAAACAGTAGGCACAGCAGCCCAACTGGGGGCCCAAGAGGACGTCTTAATGGCATAGGAGGCCCTCGCGAGTGTAACAGCTTCCTCAGGCATGCCAGAGAAACCCCTGACTCCTACCGAGACTCTCCTCATAGCGAAAG GTATGTATCAGCCATGACCACCCCAGCTCGTATGTCACCTGTAGATTTCCACACGCCAAGCTCCCCCAAATCGCCCCCTTCGGAAATGTCACCACCCGCATCCAGCATGACGGTGTCCATGCCCTCCATGGCAGTCAGCCCCTTCGTGGAAGAAGAGAGAcctctgcttcttgtgactccacCCAGGCTGCGGGAGAAGAAGTATGAACACCATGCTCAGCAATTCAACACCTTTCATCACAACCCTGCGCATGAGAGTAACAGCCTCCCCCCAAGCCCCTTGAGGATAGTGGAGGACGAGGAGTATGAAACGACCCAGGAGTATGAGCCAGCTCAAGAGCCTGTTAAGAAACTCGCCAATAGCCGGCGGGCCAAAAGAACCAAGCCCAATGGCCACATTGCCAACAGGTTGGAAATGGACAGCAACACAAGCtctgagaacagtaactcagagaGTGAAACAGAAGATGAAAGAGTAGGTGAAGATACACCTTTCCTGGGCATACAGAACCCCCTGGCAGCCAGTCTTGAGGCAGCACCTGCCTTCCGCCTGGCTGACAGTAGGACTAACCCAGCAGGCCGCTTCTCGACGCAGGAAGAATTACAGGCCAGGCTGTCTAGTGTAATTGCTAACCAAGACCCTATTGCTGtataa